Proteins from a single region of Equus asinus isolate D_3611 breed Donkey chromosome 17, EquAss-T2T_v2, whole genome shotgun sequence:
- the LOC106844113 gene encoding olfactory receptor 5M5-like, protein MLKKNYTVVTEFILLGLTDRAELKPVLFVVFLVIYLITVIGNTTMIFLIRSDPKLHTPMYFFLSHLSFVDLCYASNVTPQMLINFLSKRKTISFTGCFIQFHFFIALVITDYYMLTVMAYDRYMAICKPLLYSSKMSRCVCFSLVATPYIYGFANGLAQTILMLCLSFCGPNEINHFYCADPPLLVLACSDSYVKETAMFVVAGSNLTCSLTIILISYIFIFIAILRMHSAEGRRKAFSTCGSHLTAVTIFYGTLFCMYLRPPSEASVEQGKIAAVFYIFMSPMLNPLIYSLRNKDVKRALRKVIQKKLFAK, encoded by the coding sequence atgttaaagaaaaactACACAGTGGTGACTGAGTTTATTCTCCTGGGACTGACAGATAGAGCAGAGTTGAAGCCTGTTCTTTTTGTGGTTTTCCTAGTCATCTACCTTATCACAGTAATCGGCAACACGACCATGATTTTCTTAATCAGAAGTGACCCAAAACTTCACACtccaatgtacttcttcctcagtCATCTCTCCTTTGTAGATCTCTGTTATGCCAGCAATGTCACTCCTCAGATGCTGATTAATTTCTTGTCCAAGAGAAAAACTATTTCCTTCACTGGTTGCTTCATACAATTCCACTTTTTCATTGCCTTGGTGATCACAGATTATTATATGCTCACAGTGATGGCTTATGACCGCTacatggccatctgcaaaccattGTTGTACAGCAGCAAAATGTCCAGATGTGTTTGCTTCTCTCTTGTTGCTACTCCTTACATTTATGGCTTTGCAAATGGTCTGGCACAGACCATCCTGATgctctgtctctccttctgtggacccaatgaAATCAATCACTTTTACTGTGCAGACCCTCCTCTCTTAGTTCTTGCCTGCTCAGATTCTTATGTCAAAGAAACTGCCATGTTTGTGGTGGCTGGTTCCAACCTCACCTGTTCTCTCACCATCATCCTCATctcctacattttcattttcatagccATTCTACGTATGCACTCTGCTGAGGGGAGAcgcaaagccttctccacctgcgGGTCCCATCTGACAGCTGTCACTATCTTTTACGGGACTCTGTTCTGCATGTATCTGAGGCCCCCTTCTGAGGCATCTGTCGAACAAGGGAAAATTGCAGCtgttttttatatctttatgagTCCTATGTTAAACCCGCTCATCTATAGTCTTCGGAACAAAGATGTTAAAAGAGCATTGAGGAAAGTGATCCAAAAGAAATTGTTTGCTAAATAA
- the LOC106844111 gene encoding olfactory receptor 5M10, producing MSSQNHTVVMEFILLGLTDDPVLEKLLFVVFLVIYLITLAGNLCMIVLIRTNSHLQTPMYFFLSHLSFVDICYSSNVTPNMLYNFLSDQKIISYAGCFTQCLLFIALVITELYILASMALDRYVAIYSPLHYSTRMSKNICVSLVTVPYTFGFLNGLSQTLLTFHLSFCGSLEINHFYCADPPLLLLACSDTYVKKMVLFVVAGFTLLSSLFIILLSYIFIIAAILRIHSAEGRYKAFSTCGSHLTTVTIFYGTLFCMYLRPPSEKSVEESKTVAVFYTFLSPMLNPLIYSLRSKDVIQAIQQIKGNLFHKIAV from the coding sequence ATGTCTTCTCAAAACCACACTGTAGTGATGGAATTCATTCTCTTGGGACTCACAGATGATCCAGTGCTAGAGAAGCTCCTGTTTGTGGTGTTTCTGGTGATCTACCTAATCACGCTGGCAGGGAATCTGTGCATGATCGTGCTGATCAGAACCAACTCCCACCTCCAAactcccatgtatttcttccttagcCACCTCTCCTTTGTAGACATTTGTTATTCTTCCAATGTTACTCCAAATATGCTTTACAATTTCCTCTCAGACCAGAAGATCATCTCCTATGCTGGATGCTTCACACAGTGTCTTCTATTCATTGCCCTGGTGATCACTGAGCTTTATATCCTTGCTTCAATGGCTTTGGATCGCTATGTAGCCATTTACAGCCCTTTACATTACAGTACCAGAATGTCCAAGAACATTTGCGTCTCTCTAGTCACAGTCCCTTATACTTTTGGCTTCCTTAATGGACTCTCTCAGACACTGCTGACTTTTCACTTGTCTTTCTGTGGCTCCCTTGAAATCAATCATTTCTACTGTGCTGACCCTCCACTTTTATTGTTGGCCTGCTCTGACACCTATGTCAAAAAGATGGTACTGTTTGTTGTTGCTGGTTTTACTCTCTTAAGCTCCCTCTTCATCATTCTCCTGTCTTACATTTTCATCATTGCAGCCATCCTGAGGATCCATTCTGCTGAAGGCAGATATAAAGCCTTTTCTACTTGTGGTTCCCACTTGACAACAGTGACCATATTTTATGGGACCCTCTTCTGCATGTACTTAAGACCCCCATCTGAGAAGTCTGTAGAAGAGTCCAAAACAGTTGCagtgttttatacttttttgagCCCAATGCTAAACCCATTGATCTACAGCCTAAGGAGCAAGGATGTGATCCAGGCCATCCAGCAAATAAAGGGAAATCTCTTTCATAAAATTGCAGTTTAG